A window of the Gossypium hirsutum isolate 1008001.06 chromosome A05, Gossypium_hirsutum_v2.1, whole genome shotgun sequence genome harbors these coding sequences:
- the LOC107957815 gene encoding aspartyl protease AED3, translating into MDFTATFLFFALFISSIQAVDPCGSRPQNKDLSVIPIYGRCSPFKPPKPESWVDTVINMASKDPARLKYLSSLVAQKTTAVPIASGQQVLSIGNYVVKVKLGTPGQVMFMVLDTSNNVAWVPCSGCTGCSATTFLPSASSSYGSLDCSLPQCNQVHGLSCPATAAAACFFNQSYGGDSSFSANLAQDSLTLANDVIPNFAFGCINSISGNSIPPQGLLGMGRGPMSLLSQSGSLYKSVFSYCLPSFKSNYFSGSLKLGPAGQPKNIRTTPLLKSPHRPSLYYVNLTGVSVGRVRVPIPPEWLAFNPTTGAGTIIDSGTVVTRFVQPLYEAIRNEFVKHAKGPFSTIGLFDTCFEAKAEVELPSLTLHFEGLSMKLPMENTFLHTSAGSRACLAIAPAPNNVNAAMNVIANLQQQNQRILFDVANSRLGISREACN; encoded by the coding sequence ATGGACTTCACTGCCACATTCTTGTTCTTTGCTCTTTTCATATCCTCCATCCAAGCTGTAGACCCTTGTGGTTCTCGGCCACAAAACAAAGACCTATCGGTGATTCCAATCTACGGGAGATGCTCACCATTCAAACCACCCAAACCAGAGTCATGGGTCGACACTGTCATCAACATGGCTTCAAAAGACCCAGCAAGGCTCAAGTACTTGTCCAGCCTCGTAGCCCAAAAGACCACTGCGGTTCCCATTGCTTCAGGCCAACAAGTCCTCAGCATTGGCAACTACGTGGTCAAGGTCAAGCTCGGAACCCCGGGGCAGGTCATGTTCATGGTGCTGGATACTAGTAACAATGTTGCTTGGGTTCCCTGCTCCGGCTGCACTGGTTGCTCCGCCACCACTTTCTTGCCCTCTGCTTCTTCGAGTTATGGCTCGTTGGATTGCTCCTTGCCACAATGCAACCAGGTCCATGGGCTCTCATGCCCGGCTACGGCGGCTGCTGCTTGCTTTTTTAACCAATCCTACGGTGGTGATTCGTCTTTCTCCGCCAACTTGGCTCAAGATTCCTTAACATTAGCAAACGATGTTATACCAAATTTTGCTTTTGGATGTATTAACAGCATCTCTGGTAATTCAATCCCACCCCAAGGGCTACTGGGTATGGGCCGGGGACCCATGTCACTACTTTCACAATCCGGGTCGCTATACAAAAGTGTGTTTTCCTATTGTTTGCCCAGTTTCAAGTCCAATTATTTTTCAGGCTCCCTTAAACTCGGGCCTGCAGGTCAACCCAAGAATATTCGAACCACCCCGCTGTTAAAAAGCCCACACCGGCCCTCCCTTTACTACGTAAACCTAACCGGGGTCAGTGTTGGCCGGGTTCGGGTCCCTATCCCCCCCGAATGGCTAGCGTTTAACCCGACTACTGGGGCAGGGACCATCATCGATTCGGGTACGGTTGTAACCCGATTCGTCCAACCCCTTTATGAGGCAATCAGGAATGAGTTTGTGAAACATGCGAAAGGCCCATTTTCAACAATAGGGTTATTCGACACGTGCTTTGAGGCAAAAGCGGAAGTTGAGCTACCGTCACTAACATTACATTTCGAAGGCTTGTCCATGAAACTGCCAATGGAAAACACCTTCTTACATACCAGTGCAGGGTCACGTGCTTGCTTAGCAATAGCACCAGCTCCAAACAATGTGAACGCCGCCATGAATGTAATAGCCAATTTGCAGCAGCAAAATCAGAGGATTTTGTTTGATGTCGCAAATTCTCGCTTGGGGATATCTCGTGAAGCTTGTAACTAG